In Syntrophotaleaceae bacterium, the DNA window CATGCGGGACCTGCAGGACCACATCGTCGTAGAGAGAATCATCACGCCCGCCGACTGGAAGAACGAGTATCATCTCTTCGAGGGCGCCACCTTCAATCTCGGCCACAATATCGGGCAGATGCTCTACTTCCGGCCCCACAACCGGTTCGAGGAAGTCGGCAACTGCTACCTGGTCGGCGGCGGCACTCACCCCGGATCGGGATTGCCGACGATTTACGAGTCGGGGCGGATCACCGCCAATCTGATCTTCAATGACCTGGTATGAGACCGGGCCCGGTCCCTGGTTTTCAAAAAAGGCCGATGCCTTTGCCGTCAAAGAGGACGCCGGGCATTCACCTCTGAGGGCGAAAGGTTTTTCCCTCGCCTGTCTTCAATATCTTCAGGAGTAAATAGTTTTTGGTCCGGTATCTGTCCGGCGCCGAAGCGGGTCAGGATGTAATCAATGATCGCTGCCAGCTCCGCATCCCGAATGTGACCCATAGGCGGCATCGGGGCTCCCCAACGGTCGCTGGTCAGCCCGTAGAGATGCAGGTCCACCAGATACTCCCGCCCCCCGGGAAAGGCAAGCATCCGATCGATGCCTGCAAGCCCCGGATACTGATCCCAACCCCTGCCCTTCTCGCCGTGGCAATTGGCGCAATTGCGCATATAGCCCTCTCGGCCAAGCTGTTTCCAGTCGAACTGCCGGGCCGGGGCAGACTCGAACCGTTCGAGCAGTGTCCCCTCATCCGTGAGGACGACCTGGGCGGATCGGAGCCAGCCGAACAGGGCCGCGGCGCCAAGCAGAAACAGGGCGATGGTATAGACAGCGATATTGCCGAGCAGATGCCGCATGATGACTGCTCCCGGTCAAGCCAGGCTGAAACGTTCGAGTTGAATGTCCGCATTCGGGACCCCGCGCTCGGTCAACAGGGCATGCACGGCGTCCATCATTGGCGGTGGTCCGCAGATGAAGAAATTTCGGTGAATCAACTCCTTGGGCAGGTGTTTCTGAAAAATCTTTTCGTCAATGAAACCACTCTCTCCCTGCCAGTTTTCCGGCGGTTTTTCAAGAACATAAACCACCTTGAGATCGAGCTTTTGCTTCAGCTGTTCGATGGTTTCGCGAAAGGCGATGTCCTTCCATTCGCGATCGGCGTAAAAGAGAACCACCGGCCGGGGATCTCTCCGATCGGCCATGCTGTGCAGAAACGACATCATCGGCGTGATGCCGACACCGCCCGCAATCAGGACGTAGCCCACCGCCGGGTAGCGGTCGATGCAGAATGCACCGTGGGGACCATCGAGGTAGGCGCGCGTTCCCGGCTTCACATCCTTGATGGTGCTGGTGAAGTCGCCCAGCGCCTTGATGCCGAATTCAATCGGGCTGCGGCACTTGTCGCTGGAGCTGAAACTGAAGGGGTGCTCCTCCAGGGTAAAAGGAGAAGGACCGAGCTTGAGCCAGGCGAACTGCCCGGGCAGGAACTGGATCCCTGCATGATCCTCCGCCTCCAGAACCAGGCTCCAGGTATTGCCCCGTTCCGGACGCACTTCCCTGACCCGCCACCGATTGCCCTGTTGCCAGGCAGGTTTGAGCAGGCGAAGGTAGAGCACCAGACCGACCATGGCCAGGGCGATGATGATCCAGATCGCGTGTTTCCAGAAGGAATTCGTGTAGAGGCCGGCCAGGGAGACATGCAATTGTGCAAAAACGATCGCCAGGATACCCAGCACCATGTGGGAAAAGCGCCAGTATTCATAGTCGAATTTCAACTTTTCACGGTAGAGGGTGGTGACGGCGATGGCCAGCAGGGAAACCACGCTCAGCAGCGCAAAACGACTGGCCCAGTTGCCGCCAAGGGGGTTGAGCAGTTTCAATCGTGACGGGTTATCCACCATAATGATCAAGGGATGAATCAGGACGGCCACAATGGCGACGAGAGCGAGGCGGCGGTGCAAAGAGAGGATAACGTCGATGCCATAGGGCCCTGTAACCGACTTGAATCGGGCAATCAGCACAAACTGTACCGCGATCTGCGTCAAGCCGAAAAACCCGAGGGCGATGGAGAATTCGAGCCAGAAAGGACGACCGGAAGGAGCGGGATAAACCAGCAGAATGCCCACCGGGAGCAGTACCACCGCCAGAAAAAGCATGATCCAGAAGAAACCCGTGATGGCCCTGTTCAATCGAGTCCTCCTTTGCGGAAAGTTTCTTGATTCTATCATCGGGTGGGGGGTTGTCAAAAACCATCCATTCCCCTCAATCTCCACGCGATTGTCCGTGGACACGGAAAAACGATTAGTGGCGATCAACATTTCGAAGGTGTCGGTTTATCGCCAACGCCAGTTACGCGAGGGACGGAATCAGTAAATAAAAAAGCTGCTTGCTCTGAACAAAGAGCAAGCAGCGATTTTCAGAATCCCTTGAGCAGGTATGGAATCCTCAGATCCGGATGGTCTTGTAGAGGAAATACTTGACCTTAACTTGTAAAGTACTTGTTTTTTCATCACTATTCATCACCCAACACCTGCTGGGTACGATATGGGTACGACGGTTTTTCAGAGGGGTTAGAGTCAAATCAATCGGTTTAACAGGGCAATGCGACTGAAAAAAGAAGACCATCGCGTCATTTTCCCAAAGCTGAAACCGCCAAGCTTCAGCGAAAGGAGAAAACGCGATGGTCGAATTATACTTTTGCAACATTTGCGAAAGGCCATTGATAATCCTGGTCTCGCAGTGGCTTTTCCAACCAAACTGTCCAAATCCAAAGTTTCTGAAATGGCCAAGTCACACGACAAGCGTGTTGAAGCTTTTCACATTCGTGCTTCTAAAGAGAAAAAACTATCATTTATCGATAAGAGGCTAGAGGATCAAAGACTGATCTAGGACTTAATGTCATTCTTTGACCAGAGAATGAATTTAAAGAGTTCGATCCGTGTTTTTATACTGACTCGTGTTTTGATAAATATTTTCATTTATGTAGTTTTCCAACTTATTCGAAGGATAGCGGACAGAGTTGCCCAACTTCAAAAAAGGTATACCTCCGCCAATAGTCCTGTCACGGCGCAGCTTGTGCACGGAAATTTTCAAAATTTCAGCGACTTCTTGTTCTGTCAGAAATTTCTCCACTTTCTAAAATCCTTTCACAGTTAAAATACTTGCCAGAAACACAGAGCCGAAAAATACATTTCAGCCAATCATTTAAATTGTTAACCCTACCTGAAGCAGAATCCATTTTTTGTTTCAACAACTTACCTTAAAATTTGGCACCTCCAAAGTTTGTTCTTGAAATGGATGATAGGATTAGATTTTTGTGGAGTCAATGGGCAGATGGAGGAGAGTCGCTGTCGGACTAAATTTTCGGGCCGTTTTTTGATATCAAAAAATCGACCTAAGTACTTGAATTTATTTAAATTAGATTTGTTAGGAAAAAATAATCGTTCTGGTCGACCCCAAAAACCCTTCATGCACGTCTTCGCTAACCTCTTATCAGCAAGGCTTCCTGCTCCAAGCCTGCCCCATAGCGATCAATCAGCATGAGAATGGCAGCAACTTCTGGATTTTTGGTTCTACGAAGGCGAGCCATAATTGAAGCGCTGTCCGCCAACAATCGCGGCTTGCCATATTTGCGAATCAGCTCTTCCAGGTCGGAAGGGCGGAAAAGTTCTACTCTGCCCAGACAAACTTCCTTATAACGGAGGTATTCGTCCAAGCCAACCGGGTCGTAATCACCGAAATGAATGATTCGGGCGCCCTCCATAGTTGGTGAGGCCAGCCAATCAAGGATTTTTTGGTCCAGTCGTCCTTCGGAAAACAGGGCCAAATCCACCTCCGTGGAAATTTTTTCTATATTCCAAAACACTTCGAGGTTTTCCACGATGGCCATGACCCCTCTAAATGTCCAGGTGGAGAGCCGATCTCGAGCCACCGCTGCAACCCCGGCCTGGGCTGTCCATGCTGCAATCTGGAGGGAATCCCCGCCGGCATTCAGCATACAACCCCTGAATCCGCGCAAAAGCACCGTTGCGGGGCATCTTCCCTTTGCTTTTTTGGAATCCCTCAATTCGGCCACTGCCCGAGCGCGAGACGGCAGTTCTTCCCTTTCCCCACACAGGCCTGAAGGATAGTTCTTTTCTGCAAATGCCTGTAAAGCAGCCGCATCCTTTACAACCACACGAATTCCTGCCCCTGCCCGCTCTTCCTGAAGAACGCCGGCATGAAGCAGACCCTTCAGACGACTGCGGTCCCGAGGACTGAGTCGGCTGGCCGGAAGGCCGCCCTGTTGAAGAAGGACTTGAAGCTTCTCGGCAAGAGAATCAACCGGCTTCATTCAGCCTCCTCTCGATGCGAACCAATGCTGTTTTGGGATCGAGGATCACCCGGCCATTTTCCTCACGAAGGAAATAGAGGTGATCGGCGGCCTCCATGGCCTCGGGACTGGCCAGCACGGCAACAAAACCCATCCGGCGCGCCTCCGCAACGATGGCAGCCAGATTATCCCGATCCAGACTGGAGGCCTCATCCAGATAAAAAGGGATGGAAACTTCCTTATGGGTCAAAAGCCCTTTGAGCAGGATCAGGTTGATCAGCACCTTGATGGTGATGGTGGTGCCGTTCGATTCGATGGAATCCAGGTGGGGGTAGCGTTTGGTCTGGCCATCGGCACTGGTGACCTCAAAGTGAAGGTCGAAGAGATCCGCCAATTCGACTTTGCGGTGCTGGCTGAGCAAATCTCCCAGATTTTGATGGGCTTGAGCGATGCTTGAGCTGTCCCCAAACAGAGGCAGGGCTTCCGCATCTACTACCGTGCGAATACGCTTGGTCCACTCGGGATGTTCTCGCAAAATCAGCTTGAGCCGGGCTAGGTTGGAGATCGAGATTTTTCCCAGGCGCCGATTCAGTTCATCGATCCGCGACTGCAGGGTTTCAAGATCGCGCAAGAGTCCTTTGAAGGCGTTCTGCAGACTTACCGCCAGGCCCCTCCAGAGTTCCTGCGCAGCATTCTCGCGCTCTTCAAGGGCGTCCAATTCAGATTGGAGGTTGGCCAGGGTTTCCGCCTCGCTGCCACCCAGGTACTTGCCGTAAGTTCGCTGTTCGATTCTTTGAAATTCTTCGGACAAACGGCGTGTTGCGGCATCCTGGTCGCGACTGAGAAGTTCATAACGATTACATAGCTCCGGCAGATCGAGGGAGGTTTCCGCCCAAGTCAGTAAAGGCCATTCCGGGTCCGGACGGACAAGGGCCTGGACCCGATTCAACATCTGATTCTTGCGACGTTCAAGGCGCTTTCCTTCCTCCTCCAGCCGGGCTCTCTCTTCTCCCAATTCCAGACGCCGGGCCTCCAGGCCATCGAGTTCCCGACTGAGCGTCTGATGCTCTTTTTCCAGTCCCTGACGTTCTTTCTCCCACACCTTTGCTTTCGGCTCGTTTTCCTGAAAGGTTTCGAAACGAGCCAGGCCTGCCACGATCTGCCGCCACTCTTGTTGAAAAGCTTTTTTGCCGGCCTCGAGGTGGGCGAAATTCTCTGCCGCCTCAAGCACCTTCTGCTCCCGGGCCAAACTCGCTTCGAGCTCGACAATCCGTTCCTCAAGCGTTTCGGCATCCAGGTATGGTTTCAGATCGGGGGCTCCAAGGGCGTCCAGGTGAATTTCGATGGCTTCGTCGCTGTAGATACCGTCCCTGACCCGGTCCGAGAGTCTCCGAAGACACCCCTCGAATTTGTCGGCATCCCGGAGCACTACTCCCTCCGGTCCCAGAGGAAGTCCAAGAATATCGGGGTTCCCCAAACGGAAAAGATCCTCCAGCGCCTGTTCAGGAATCAACTGCAGGAGATGGGAACTGAAATTTCCGGCGGACCTCTCCTTTTGGCGAAGCAGTCTGTTCAGGTCCGCCTCTGTCCTGGCGATGCGCTCGCGAACCCGGGCCGGGTTCTCTCCGACCCCCTGTGCGAGGGCCGAACCGAGTCGCTCCATCTCGGTTTCGAGCTGCTGCTGCCGGGTGCGTTCGAAATCGGGGAGGTAACCCTGAAACTCCCGGGCCTCTTCCGTATGCCGCTTCAGTCGTCCTTTCAGGTCCCCAATCTGCTGGAGCACTTCCGCCACCTGCTCCTTGACTTCCTTCTCCCGAGAGAGCTTCTGCCGTTCCTCCTCCGCCAGTTCGGTTGTCCGTATATCGAACTCAAGTTTTTGCCTGGAGATATCTTCTTCCATCGCTGAATAGGCATTGCGGATGGCCTCCCAGAGCCCTGGCAGTTGTTGCCTCAGCTGGTCACGTTCCCGGGCCAGATCGAGGACCCGCCGCACATCGTCGGCAATCGCCTTAAGTTCTCGTAGTTCCTCCGCCTCCCGGCATACCTTGCGGTACTGGCTGGAATAACCCGTTTCCAGATCGATGGAGCGTTGCTGGAATTCTCCCTGGTGAATATCCAGCAGAAACTGCTTGAGTTCATCCTGGCGCAGATGGGCCAAGCGCAGCAGGTTGCTGAAGGCGGCGCGAAACCTTGGATAGTGGTCCCGCTGACGAATGGGTACCAGGCCCAGATTCACCCCAAGGTTTTCCCCGAGACCGGTCAGGGCCGCCTGCAGGTGGCGCGGCTCAAGCTTTCTGAATTCCCTCGACGACAGACGGGCGTGGATTTCCTCCGGGGGACGAATCCGACGCTCCTCATCGATGAAATCGGCCAAGTCGTACTGCCCCTGGTAGGCGAAACGCTGGAACTCGTAACTGTGCATGGGACCCCGTCCCTGAACACCGACGACCTGGTAGCCGGCGGGGGTGAGGCATTCGAAAAGGATGTAGCTGTTGTGGTCGGGGAAATAGTATCGTCGGGTTTCTGCCATATCCCGGGAAAAATGCATGGTGCGCTGGTCATCAAGGTAGAGAAACTGCAGGACGGAAATGAGGGAGGTCTTCCCCACGTTGTTGGCCCCCACAAGGTGCAGGGGTCTCGCCAACTCAACTTCCCCGTAATCATATTTTCCCGAGCGCAGCAGAACCAGCCGGGATGGGCCGACGATGTTCATGCCCTCTCCCCTGCTTCGACCGCCTTCCCTTCCGTCGCCAGAATCTGGCTGCAGGCATCGAAAAACCGGTAGGCCGGCGCCCGGAAGCGAAAGGTTTCATCGGTGAGTTTCTGTACAAATCC includes these proteins:
- a CDS encoding ferric reductase-like transmembrane domain-containing protein; this translates as MNRAITGFFWIMLFLAVVLLPVGILLVYPAPSGRPFWLEFSIALGFFGLTQIAVQFVLIARFKSVTGPYGIDVILSLHRRLALVAIVAVLIHPLIIMVDNPSRLKLLNPLGGNWASRFALLSVVSLLAIAVTTLYREKLKFDYEYWRFSHMVLGILAIVFAQLHVSLAGLYTNSFWKHAIWIIIALAMVGLVLYLRLLKPAWQQGNRWRVREVRPERGNTWSLVLEAEDHAGIQFLPGQFAWLKLGPSPFTLEEHPFSFSSSDKCRSPIEFGIKALGDFTSTIKDVKPGTRAYLDGPHGAFCIDRYPAVGYVLIAGGVGITPMMSFLHSMADRRDPRPVVLFYADREWKDIAFRETIEQLKQKLDLKVVYVLEKPPENWQGESGFIDEKIFQKHLPKELIHRNFFICGPPPMMDAVHALLTERGVPNADIQLERFSLA
- a CDS encoding cytochrome c, producing MRHLLGNIAVYTIALFLLGAAALFGWLRSAQVVLTDEGTLLERFESAPARQFDWKQLGREGYMRNCANCHGEKGRGWDQYPGLAGIDRMLAFPGGREYLVDLHLYGLTSDRWGAPMPPMGHIRDAELAAIIDYILTRFGAGQIPDQKLFTPEDIEDRRGKNLSPSEVNARRPL